The Impatiens glandulifera chromosome 8, dImpGla2.1, whole genome shotgun sequence genome includes a window with the following:
- the LOC124911588 gene encoding phenylalanine--tRNA ligase, chloroplastic/mitochondrial-like: protein MAFILAHSSIFSIPKSGSFFLHCNGFRRLPISISFFRYCTTSASITQKWRQPVGAVLDLGGLKITREDVVRDNDPTNNVPDTIFSKIGMQLHRRDQHPLGILKNEIYRYFDSKYSTKFVKFDDLCPIVSIKENFDDVLVPKDHVSRSYNDTYYVDSQTVLRCHTSAHQAELLRKGHTHFLVTGDVYRRDSIDATHYPVFHQMEGVRVFSPDDWEASGRDATSYAADDLKTCLEGLARHLFGSVEMRWIDTYFPFTNPSFELEIYFQEKWLEVLGCGVTEQEILKRGGRNNEVAWAFGLGLERLAMVLFDIPDIRLFWSTDERFTSQFSKGQLGKKFKPFSKFPPCYKDMSFWINESFTENNLCEIVRGIAGDLVEEVQLIDNFTNKKGMTSHCYRIAYRSMERSLTDEEINDLQWSVREQVENKLNVVLR from the exons ATGGCTTTCATCCTGGCTCACTCATCCATCTTCTCAATCCCAAAATCTGGATCCTTTTTCCTTCACTGTAATGGCTTTAGAAGGTTACCCATTTCAATTTCCTTCTTTCGCTACTGCACCACTTCTGCTTCTATCACTCAAAAGTGGAGACAACCTGTTGGAGCCGTCCTCGACCTTGGAGGACTCAAAATCACTAGAGAAG ATGTTGTTAGGGATAATGATCCAACAAACAATGTTCCTGATACAATATTCTCCAAAATTGGAATGCAACTTCACAGGAGAGATCAACATCCTCTTGGCATTCTGAAGAATGAGATTTACAGATATTTTGATTCCAAATATTCGACTAAATTTGTCAAGTTTGATGACCTCTGCCCTATTGTTTCCATTAAAGAG AACTTTGACGATGTCTTGGTGCCTAAAGATCATGTGAGTAGAAGCTACAATGACACATATTATGTAGATTCTCAAACTGTTCTAAGGTGTCACACTAGTGCACATCAAGCTGAACTGCTGAGGAAAGGGCACACTCATTTCCTTGTTACTGGTGATGTTTATCGTAGAGATTCTATTGATGCAACACATTACCCAGTATTTCATCAG ATGGAAGGGGTTCGAGTTTTCAGTCCTGATGATTGGGAGGCATCTGGAAGGGATGCCACTTCCTATGCAGCTGATGATTTGAAAACGTGTCTTGAGGGTCTGGCACGACATCTATTTG GTTCTGTGGAAATGCGCTGGATTGACACTTATTTCCCATTTACAAATCCATCATTTGAACTCGAGATTTATTTTCAG GAGAAATGGTTGGAAGTTTTGGGTTGTGGGGTGACTGAACAGGAAATATTGAAGAGAGGCGGAAGAAACAATGAAGTTGCATGGGCTTTTGGACTTGGATTGGAGCGTTTGGCCATGGTTCTTTTTGACATACCAGATATCCGTCTTTTCTGGTCTACTGATGAGCGGTTTACTTCTCAA TTTTCAAAAGGCCAGCTTGGAAAGAAGTTCAAACCATTTTCAAAG TTCCCTCCTTGTTACAAGGACATGAGTTTCTGGATTAACGAGTCATTCACTGAAAACAATCTTTGTGAGATTGTTCGAGGAATTGCAGGAGATCTTGTGGAGGAG GTTCAGCTTATTGATAATTTTACAAACAAGAAAGGCATGACTAGTCACTGTTATAGGATAGCATACCGATCCATGGAACGTTCCCTTACAGATGAAGAAATTAATGATTTACAG TGGAGTGTAAGGGAGCAGGTGGAGAACAAATTGAACGTTGTATTGAGATAA
- the LOC124912283 gene encoding UDP-N-acetylglucosamine diphosphorylase 2-like isoform X2: MVEEMSHPAVKPNPAETSNPAETSNPAATTDTSVNFNPAVTSNTAVVEEMSHPAATSSNPEETSNTAVMSNPPATSNPAVTAIPPAASNPAVKFNPASTSSNSLETSNTSLKFNPAALSNSAATSNPAVKSNLPVTSNTALKFNPAVMSSNPASTSSNPAAMSSNPAATSTAVKSNPTATSNTAVKFNPAATSNPASTLSNPPATSSTSVKFNPAATSNTAITSNSEAKSNSASTSNAASTSNPAANSNQASTSKIPTGKSKPPRPPKPPRPPRPANIPTGKSKTPEKSNPTASSKPSAKSKPSAKSNPTGKSSHAKKSKVPILIFPPAALLERLKDHRQVDVLRFWDELSPENRHHLVKDLESINLPRVDRIIQLSLEFKALPRVAIEPVTESNVSTVAMRTFEDRVKWWNMGLKAICEGELALVLLSGGQGTRLGSSEPKGCFQIGLHSKKSLFQLQAERIFTVQNLASESVNNAIIVRIHWYIMTSPFTDDKIQEFFKFHKYFGLEADQITFFQQGILPCFSKDGKFIMETRYNVAKAPDGNGAVFSALKSSILLNDMVIRGIKYVDCYGVDNALVRVADPTFLGYVIDTGAAAAAKVVRKAYPREEVGVFVKSGSKGTLSVVDYSELEPSLGSAINHETGQGQLLFCWSNVCLHMFTLAYLVHVADKFEKDNIYHLIERKIPSIKGLTNGYKAEKFVFDPFPNVSSSIVLYEVLRDEEYAPVKNASGSKYDTPESAKRLLISLHARWVVGAGGGLSISEPSIYTRAVEVSPLCSYAGENLASVCRGNSYYGPCEIQSFPT, from the exons ATGGTAGAGGAGATGAGTCATCCGGCGGTAAAGCCAAATCCGGCGGAAACGTCCAATCCGGCGGAAACGTCCAATCCGGCGGCAACAACCGATACTTCGGTAAATTTCAATCCGGCGGTAACGTCCAATACGGCTGTAGTAGAGGAGATGAGTCATCCGGCGGCAACGTCTTCCAATCCAGAGGAAACTTCCAATACGGCAGTAATGTCCAATCCGCCGGCAACGTCCAATCCGGCTGTAACGGCCAT TCCGCCGGCAGCGTCCAATCCGGCGGTAAAGTTCAATCCAGCGTCGACGTCGTCCAATTCGCTGGAAACGTCCAATACGTCGCTAAAGTTCAATCCGGCGGCATTGTCCAATTCGGCAGCAACTTCCAATCCGGCGGTAAAGTCCAATCTGCCGGTAACATCCAATACGGCGTTAAAGTTCAATCCGGCGGTAATGTCATCCAATCCGGCGTCAACGTCGTCCAATCCGGCGGCAATGTCGTCCAATCCGGCGGCAACGTCTACGGCGGTAAAGTCCAATCCGACTGCAACGTCCAATACGGCGGTAAAGTTCAATCCAGCGGCGACGTCCAATCCGGCGTCAACGTTGTCCAATCCGCCGGCAACATCCAGTACGTCGGTAAAGTTCAATCCCGCAGCAACGTCCAATACGGCTATAACGTCCAATTCGGAGGCAAAATCCAATTCGGCGTCAACGTCCAATGCGGCGTCAACTTCCAATCCGGCGGCAAATTCCAATCAGGCGTCAACGTCGAAAATTCCAACGGGAAAGTCCAAGCCGCCGAGGCCACCGAAGCCACCGAGGCCGCCGAGACCAGCGAATATTCCAACGGGAAAGTCCAAGACACCGGAAAAGTCGAATCCAACAGCAAGTTCCAAGCCATCGGCAAAGTCCAAGCCATCTGCAAAATCAAATCCGACGGGAAAGTCCAGTCATGCGAAAAAGTCCAAGGTCCCTATCTTGATATTTCCTCCTGCAGCCCTTCTCGAGAGGCTCAAAGATCACCGCCAAGTGGACGTACTTCGCTTCTGGGACGAGCTATCTCCTGAAAATCGCCATCATCTTGTCAAGGACCTCGAG AGCATAAATCTTCCAAGGGTAGACAGGATCATCCAATTGTCACTAGAATTTAAAG CACTTCCAAGAGTTGCTATTGAACCTGTGACTGAAAGTAATGTCTCGACTGTGGCAATGAGAACCTTTGAAGACAGGGTGAAATGGTGGAATATGGGTCTTAAAGCTATATGTGAAGGGGAGTTAGCTTTAGTGCTTCTGTCTGGTGGGCAG GGAACTCGGCTTGGAAGTTCAGAACCCAAAGGATGCTTTC AAATTGGACTTCACTCTAAAAAGTCATTGTTTCAACTTCAGGCAGAAAGAATCTTCACTGTGCAAAATTTAGCCTCTGAATCAGTAAATAATG CGATTATTGTGCGGATACACTGGTATATAATGACTAGCCCTTTCACTGATGATAAAATccaagaattttttaaatttcataaatatttcgGTCTTGAAGCTGATCAA ATAACCTTCTTCCAGCAGGGTATTTTACCATGCTTCTCGAAAGATGGTAAATTCATAATGGAGACTCGTTACAAT GTGGCAAAAGCTCCAGATGGAAATGGAGCAGTTTTCAGTG CATTGAAATCTTCGATACTACTTAACGATATGGTGATCAGGGGGATTAAGTATGTAGATTGCTATGGGGTTGATAATGCACTG GTCCGAGTCGCTGACCCAACATTCTTAGGTTATGTTATTGACACTGGTGCAGCTGCTGCAGCAAAAGTAGTTCGAAAG GCTTATCCAAGAGAAGAGGTTGGTGTGTTTGTAAAAAGTGGAAGTAAAGGTACTTTATCTGTGGTTGATTACAGTGAATTGGAACCATCACTTGGAAGTGCAATAAATCATGAAACTGGCCAAGGGCAACTTCTCTTTTGCTGGAGTAAT GTATGTTTGCACATGTTTACCCTGGCTTATCTAGTCCATGTAGCAGATAAGTTTGAGAAAGATAACAT TTATCACCTGATTGAAAGGAAAATTCCTTCAATTAAGGGACTCACAAATGGATACAAAGCAGAGAAGTTTGTTTTTGATCCCTTCCCAAATGTATCTTCTAGCATAGTGCTTTATGAG gtattGAGAGATGAAGAATATGCACCAGTAAAGAATGCAAGTGGATCGAAATATGACACGCCAGAAAGTGCTAAACGGTTATTGATCAGTCTACATGCTCGTTGGGTGGTTGGTGCTGGTGGTGGCTTATCGATTTCAGAACCATCTATATATACCAGAG CTGTAGAAGTATCACCACTTTGTTCATATGCTGGAGAGAATCTAGCATCTGTTTGCCGTGGAAACTCATACTATGGTCCTTGTGAAATTCAGAGTTTTCCTACTTGA
- the LOC124912283 gene encoding UDP-N-acetylglucosamine diphosphorylase 2-like isoform X3 has translation MVEEMSHPAVKPNPAETSNPAETSNPAATTDTSVNFNPAVTSNTAVVEEMSHPAATSSNPEETSNTAVMSNPPATSNPAVTAIPPAASNTAVSNPPAASNPAVKFNPASTSSNSLETSNTSLKFNPAALSNSAATSNPAVKSNLPVTSNTALKFNPAVMSSNPASTSSNPAAMSSNPAATSTAVKSNPTATSNTAVKFNPAATSNPASTLSNPPATSSTSVKFNPAATSNTAITSNSEAKSNSASTSNAASTSNPAANSNQASTSKIPTGKSKPPRPPKPPRPPRPANIPTGKSKTPEKSNPTASSKPSAKSKPSAKSNPTGKSSHAKKSKVPILIFPPAALLERLKDHRQVDVLRFWDELSPENRHHLVKDLESINLPRVDRIIQLSLEFKALPRVAIEPVTESNVSTVAMRTFEDRVKWWNMGLKAICEGELALVLLSGGQGTRLGSSEPKGCFQIGLHSKKSLFQLQAERIFTVQNLASESVNNAIIVRIHWYIMTSPFTDDKIQEFFKFHKYFGLEADQITFFQQGILPCFSKDGKFIMETRYNVAKAPDGNGAVFSALKSSILLNDMVIRGIKYVDCYGVDNALVRVADPTFLGYVIDTGAAAAAKVVRKAYPREEVGVFVKSGSKGTLSVVDYSELEPSLGSAINHETGQGQLLFCWSNVCLHMFTLAYLVHVADKFEKDNMY, from the exons ATGGTAGAGGAGATGAGTCATCCGGCGGTAAAGCCAAATCCGGCGGAAACGTCCAATCCGGCGGAAACGTCCAATCCGGCGGCAACAACCGATACTTCGGTAAATTTCAATCCGGCGGTAACGTCCAATACGGCTGTAGTAGAGGAGATGAGTCATCCGGCGGCAACGTCTTCCAATCCAGAGGAAACTTCCAATACGGCAGTAATGTCCAATCCGCCGGCAACGTCCAATCCGGCTGTAACGGCCATTCCGCCGGCAGCGTCCAATACGGCTGTATCCAATCCGCCGGCAGCGTCCAATCCGGCGGTAAAGTTCAATCCAGCGTCGACGTCGTCCAATTCGCTGGAAACGTCCAATACGTCGCTAAAGTTCAATCCGGCGGCATTGTCCAATTCGGCAGCAACTTCCAATCCGGCGGTAAAGTCCAATCTGCCGGTAACATCCAATACGGCGTTAAAGTTCAATCCGGCGGTAATGTCATCCAATCCGGCGTCAACGTCGTCCAATCCGGCGGCAATGTCGTCCAATCCGGCGGCAACGTCTACGGCGGTAAAGTCCAATCCGACTGCAACGTCCAATACGGCGGTAAAGTTCAATCCAGCGGCGACGTCCAATCCGGCGTCAACGTTGTCCAATCCGCCGGCAACATCCAGTACGTCGGTAAAGTTCAATCCCGCAGCAACGTCCAATACGGCTATAACGTCCAATTCGGAGGCAAAATCCAATTCGGCGTCAACGTCCAATGCGGCGTCAACTTCCAATCCGGCGGCAAATTCCAATCAGGCGTCAACGTCGAAAATTCCAACGGGAAAGTCCAAGCCGCCGAGGCCACCGAAGCCACCGAGGCCGCCGAGACCAGCGAATATTCCAACGGGAAAGTCCAAGACACCGGAAAAGTCGAATCCAACAGCAAGTTCCAAGCCATCGGCAAAGTCCAAGCCATCTGCAAAATCAAATCCGACGGGAAAGTCCAGTCATGCGAAAAAGTCCAAGGTCCCTATCTTGATATTTCCTCCTGCAGCCCTTCTCGAGAGGCTCAAAGATCACCGCCAAGTGGACGTACTTCGCTTCTGGGACGAGCTATCTCCTGAAAATCGCCATCATCTTGTCAAGGACCTCGAG AGCATAAATCTTCCAAGGGTAGACAGGATCATCCAATTGTCACTAGAATTTAAAG CACTTCCAAGAGTTGCTATTGAACCTGTGACTGAAAGTAATGTCTCGACTGTGGCAATGAGAACCTTTGAAGACAGGGTGAAATGGTGGAATATGGGTCTTAAAGCTATATGTGAAGGGGAGTTAGCTTTAGTGCTTCTGTCTGGTGGGCAG GGAACTCGGCTTGGAAGTTCAGAACCCAAAGGATGCTTTC AAATTGGACTTCACTCTAAAAAGTCATTGTTTCAACTTCAGGCAGAAAGAATCTTCACTGTGCAAAATTTAGCCTCTGAATCAGTAAATAATG CGATTATTGTGCGGATACACTGGTATATAATGACTAGCCCTTTCACTGATGATAAAATccaagaattttttaaatttcataaatatttcgGTCTTGAAGCTGATCAA ATAACCTTCTTCCAGCAGGGTATTTTACCATGCTTCTCGAAAGATGGTAAATTCATAATGGAGACTCGTTACAAT GTGGCAAAAGCTCCAGATGGAAATGGAGCAGTTTTCAGTG CATTGAAATCTTCGATACTACTTAACGATATGGTGATCAGGGGGATTAAGTATGTAGATTGCTATGGGGTTGATAATGCACTG GTCCGAGTCGCTGACCCAACATTCTTAGGTTATGTTATTGACACTGGTGCAGCTGCTGCAGCAAAAGTAGTTCGAAAG GCTTATCCAAGAGAAGAGGTTGGTGTGTTTGTAAAAAGTGGAAGTAAAGGTACTTTATCTGTGGTTGATTACAGTGAATTGGAACCATCACTTGGAAGTGCAATAAATCATGAAACTGGCCAAGGGCAACTTCTCTTTTGCTGGAGTAAT GTATGTTTGCACATGTTTACCCTGGCTTATCTAGTCCATGTAGCAGATAAGTTTGAGAAAGATAACAT gtattGA
- the LOC124912283 gene encoding UDP-N-acetylglucosamine diphosphorylase 2-like isoform X1 yields MVEEMSHPAVKPNPAETSNPAETSNPAATTDTSVNFNPAVTSNTAVVEEMSHPAATSSNPEETSNTAVMSNPPATSNPAVTAIPPAASNTAVSNPPAASNPAVKFNPASTSSNSLETSNTSLKFNPAALSNSAATSNPAVKSNLPVTSNTALKFNPAVMSSNPASTSSNPAAMSSNPAATSTAVKSNPTATSNTAVKFNPAATSNPASTLSNPPATSSTSVKFNPAATSNTAITSNSEAKSNSASTSNAASTSNPAANSNQASTSKIPTGKSKPPRPPKPPRPPRPANIPTGKSKTPEKSNPTASSKPSAKSKPSAKSNPTGKSSHAKKSKVPILIFPPAALLERLKDHRQVDVLRFWDELSPENRHHLVKDLESINLPRVDRIIQLSLEFKALPRVAIEPVTESNVSTVAMRTFEDRVKWWNMGLKAICEGELALVLLSGGQGTRLGSSEPKGCFQIGLHSKKSLFQLQAERIFTVQNLASESVNNAIIVRIHWYIMTSPFTDDKIQEFFKFHKYFGLEADQITFFQQGILPCFSKDGKFIMETRYNVAKAPDGNGAVFSALKSSILLNDMVIRGIKYVDCYGVDNALVRVADPTFLGYVIDTGAAAAAKVVRKAYPREEVGVFVKSGSKGTLSVVDYSELEPSLGSAINHETGQGQLLFCWSNVCLHMFTLAYLVHVADKFEKDNIYHLIERKIPSIKGLTNGYKAEKFVFDPFPNVSSSIVLYEVLRDEEYAPVKNASGSKYDTPESAKRLLISLHARWVVGAGGGLSISEPSIYTRAVEVSPLCSYAGENLASVCRGNSYYGPCEIQSFPT; encoded by the exons ATGGTAGAGGAGATGAGTCATCCGGCGGTAAAGCCAAATCCGGCGGAAACGTCCAATCCGGCGGAAACGTCCAATCCGGCGGCAACAACCGATACTTCGGTAAATTTCAATCCGGCGGTAACGTCCAATACGGCTGTAGTAGAGGAGATGAGTCATCCGGCGGCAACGTCTTCCAATCCAGAGGAAACTTCCAATACGGCAGTAATGTCCAATCCGCCGGCAACGTCCAATCCGGCTGTAACGGCCATTCCGCCGGCAGCGTCCAATACGGCTGTATCCAATCCGCCGGCAGCGTCCAATCCGGCGGTAAAGTTCAATCCAGCGTCGACGTCGTCCAATTCGCTGGAAACGTCCAATACGTCGCTAAAGTTCAATCCGGCGGCATTGTCCAATTCGGCAGCAACTTCCAATCCGGCGGTAAAGTCCAATCTGCCGGTAACATCCAATACGGCGTTAAAGTTCAATCCGGCGGTAATGTCATCCAATCCGGCGTCAACGTCGTCCAATCCGGCGGCAATGTCGTCCAATCCGGCGGCAACGTCTACGGCGGTAAAGTCCAATCCGACTGCAACGTCCAATACGGCGGTAAAGTTCAATCCAGCGGCGACGTCCAATCCGGCGTCAACGTTGTCCAATCCGCCGGCAACATCCAGTACGTCGGTAAAGTTCAATCCCGCAGCAACGTCCAATACGGCTATAACGTCCAATTCGGAGGCAAAATCCAATTCGGCGTCAACGTCCAATGCGGCGTCAACTTCCAATCCGGCGGCAAATTCCAATCAGGCGTCAACGTCGAAAATTCCAACGGGAAAGTCCAAGCCGCCGAGGCCACCGAAGCCACCGAGGCCGCCGAGACCAGCGAATATTCCAACGGGAAAGTCCAAGACACCGGAAAAGTCGAATCCAACAGCAAGTTCCAAGCCATCGGCAAAGTCCAAGCCATCTGCAAAATCAAATCCGACGGGAAAGTCCAGTCATGCGAAAAAGTCCAAGGTCCCTATCTTGATATTTCCTCCTGCAGCCCTTCTCGAGAGGCTCAAAGATCACCGCCAAGTGGACGTACTTCGCTTCTGGGACGAGCTATCTCCTGAAAATCGCCATCATCTTGTCAAGGACCTCGAG AGCATAAATCTTCCAAGGGTAGACAGGATCATCCAATTGTCACTAGAATTTAAAG CACTTCCAAGAGTTGCTATTGAACCTGTGACTGAAAGTAATGTCTCGACTGTGGCAATGAGAACCTTTGAAGACAGGGTGAAATGGTGGAATATGGGTCTTAAAGCTATATGTGAAGGGGAGTTAGCTTTAGTGCTTCTGTCTGGTGGGCAG GGAACTCGGCTTGGAAGTTCAGAACCCAAAGGATGCTTTC AAATTGGACTTCACTCTAAAAAGTCATTGTTTCAACTTCAGGCAGAAAGAATCTTCACTGTGCAAAATTTAGCCTCTGAATCAGTAAATAATG CGATTATTGTGCGGATACACTGGTATATAATGACTAGCCCTTTCACTGATGATAAAATccaagaattttttaaatttcataaatatttcgGTCTTGAAGCTGATCAA ATAACCTTCTTCCAGCAGGGTATTTTACCATGCTTCTCGAAAGATGGTAAATTCATAATGGAGACTCGTTACAAT GTGGCAAAAGCTCCAGATGGAAATGGAGCAGTTTTCAGTG CATTGAAATCTTCGATACTACTTAACGATATGGTGATCAGGGGGATTAAGTATGTAGATTGCTATGGGGTTGATAATGCACTG GTCCGAGTCGCTGACCCAACATTCTTAGGTTATGTTATTGACACTGGTGCAGCTGCTGCAGCAAAAGTAGTTCGAAAG GCTTATCCAAGAGAAGAGGTTGGTGTGTTTGTAAAAAGTGGAAGTAAAGGTACTTTATCTGTGGTTGATTACAGTGAATTGGAACCATCACTTGGAAGTGCAATAAATCATGAAACTGGCCAAGGGCAACTTCTCTTTTGCTGGAGTAAT GTATGTTTGCACATGTTTACCCTGGCTTATCTAGTCCATGTAGCAGATAAGTTTGAGAAAGATAACAT TTATCACCTGATTGAAAGGAAAATTCCTTCAATTAAGGGACTCACAAATGGATACAAAGCAGAGAAGTTTGTTTTTGATCCCTTCCCAAATGTATCTTCTAGCATAGTGCTTTATGAG gtattGAGAGATGAAGAATATGCACCAGTAAAGAATGCAAGTGGATCGAAATATGACACGCCAGAAAGTGCTAAACGGTTATTGATCAGTCTACATGCTCGTTGGGTGGTTGGTGCTGGTGGTGGCTTATCGATTTCAGAACCATCTATATATACCAGAG CTGTAGAAGTATCACCACTTTGTTCATATGCTGGAGAGAATCTAGCATCTGTTTGCCGTGGAAACTCATACTATGGTCCTTGTGAAATTCAGAGTTTTCCTACTTGA